GCACACCAACTTTGGTTGTCAGTACTTTCACGTTGTCTGGATAAGTGACTAACTCAAGGTAATGCTGCACAAGGGTGCTTTTGGTCACTGACCTCCTTGGTGAGCAACCAGCCACAGGCAACCCCTGCCCACTACAACCCCGCAGGCCCACATCGCATCACCACTGCCAGCACCTGCCCACAGAGATGTCTGCACCGACCTTCATGGAAGGCAATCCGTCTCTCCTCCGGAGGAACCAATCGCTCTTTGGCCACTTGTACAACTTTGGGCAGGTCGTAAATTGTGACTGTGCAATTTGGAtacaagaaaatacattcttgGGCCAAAGCTCCTCCACCAcctttgagaggaaaaaagtagATCAGTGCTGAAACAAAACCACCTTGTTCAGCACACCTACTGTAAAGCAATGTCAGCAGTGGTGCATCCATCTCTATGGCACCCGATGgctttttgaagaaaatctaCTGATGCTCACCTCCCAGGTCATAAATCCGTGTGAAAGGGGAAAGGTCAAATGCAGTAAGTACATCTCTGCCACATATACTCCAGATTGAGTTTTGGCCAGCCAAgaacttcagcatttcttcttctgacCTAGTAACAGTGACACAGAATATAGAAATGTAACTCAGAAATGTAACTCACAGTATTCTTAGTGACTCTTGTCATAGAATTCTTATTAAGAAAATTAGCTTAAGCATTTAtatctcattttatttgcagCCAATACCTTCCCTCTGCACATAGACCTAGCTTGAGACTttttgcagcagaaaggaaCAGCTGTGCATTGTTGCACTTGAAAAGGGAATTAAATCTAGCAATGTCAATGAATGTATTACTGCTACTTCTTGGACTTCAGGGAGACCTAAGATTGGTTTTTCACAGTAGTAAATTATACATTCCTATTCAAAATATCCAAGTGTGCCAGTAATGGATATTGCTGAGAAGAGAAAATTCTGCACGATGCTTCTAATGAATGGAATTCTCAAATCACAATATTAAAACTTAGTCATAATCAAAAACAAATTTTGCCTAccacaagaaatatttttctattaatatACTAATACCTGTACATGGCTCCAAAGAGGTCTTTAGATGAAATGCCAAAAGCTCTTTCATATTGATTCCTTCCTTCTCtaaaataacaaccaaaaaGGAAGCATATTAGCATGGATTCCTTCTTTACTCCAAACACACGCAGGAGATGAGGTTAATAGACAGACTATATGTCTCTGTGTCATGGATGCAATGACGCAACACCCGCATCTTTCTCCTCACCTCACAGCATCAGCCAGGTAGTGCCAGCACAAGTAGACAGTATTGGAGTAATACATCATAATATGATACTGAGACTTGGGACTTGACTTCGTAAGGTAGATATTGgaaatttctgtgtttctgtaaaaGGCTAAGGggtgaaaataaatgcagttacTAACATGTATGATATCATCTTCCCAAGCCCACTGTACAGCATGATACATACACATTATCAGAACATATCTGTACATCCCAATAGAGAAATGCGTTGCTTCTATACTCAATTATTCCAAAGGTAACTTGTACAGTATTCGGGGGTTGGTGAGGGCTGGTGAAACCTGCACTGTCCCATTCAGTGTGGGTAAACACTACCTGCTTATGTTTCCTTCAGAATCAAACATCTCAGGAACAGCAAGAGGAACATTTTGTAAGGTGCATCATTTATCTACATGCTTCTGCTACCAGAAGAAGCTCCCTGAACTCATGGGGCATCTTCTGTAAGCCTGAAACAGGGCAAGAAAACACAAGCCACAGCAGGActcaaacattttaaagttcATCATCGCTAGCTGTCTGATGGGTACAGCCTTCCCTGATTACATGGACTCAAAGACTCCAGGGCAAGGTAGAATTCACATCACTTCTCAGTTCAGACCAGAAACCTAACAAGCTCCTTCACACAATGGTAAAACctccaaggaaaacaaatgtgcttttaagttgctttcatgttttgttttaaagcttaAAATCATGCCCACACATCAGACTTCTCTGAAGACAAGCTCTGAAGTGGTCGTTATCTTGTGCAGGGTATTTGAAGCTCTTACACAAAGAAGTTTAGAGATACAGAAACTCTCTCCTGGGATTTTCTTCAATCTTCAATCATGCTGATATTTGTTGCTTCTCTTTTAGATGGTCTGTTCTTTAAGCTATGGTAACCAGCCTAAGACTAGGTGTCACCTTTCCTCACACTTGACCTCAGTTTCAAAACCATGAGAACTCTTAAgagttttaatttcttccttctacCCTTTAAAGGATGCAAATGAGAATACAGGAAGTTCTGAACACCAGACAGCACTTCTGCGTTGTGTGGGTGaaaaagcacaggctgcccagagactgTAAaatctcctccttggagatctcctGTAGCAACCTGGACACtgccctgggcaccctgctctgagtgGCCCTGTTGGAGAGGGGTTCGGCCAGCTGAACTCAGAGGTCCCTGCTGatctcaaccattctgtgatttcctttcatcttcctCCTTTACCTCCTTCTCCTCTCAGCTCTACTGCCAAAAGCTTCAATCCCACGCAGGCATCCAGAAGTCTTTCCATCCCCATAATGCTCGTACCCAAGGATGCAGCAATGACATCTAAAGATAGAGGTCGTCCTGACTCCAGCAGAAGATCAAACACTCCTAACTCACAGGCAGTGAACATAACCTGGAAGTGAGAGGAAGGGGGTCAGGTGAAAACACCAAAGTTAATTGCATTTCCAAAGTTGCTTCGTTGGAGAAAATACACACGTATTTTTttacctgaaaaaaatattatttcatataCACAAGCACAGCTGAAGATTTTCTAAGCACTGACAATGCCATAGATTCTTTATAGTGCaacctttttcatttttttttttttttttttttttttttttttttttttttccctttgttagCCAAACCAAACAGTTTTTCAGGCTCACAGAGTTTATGCTTTGGGGCCATTCTTCAGTTGTGAATGTTCCTGAATGTACCTTAGTTTCAGAACAAATTTACATGTCACgcttgtttttggtttgtttgttttgcctggaGAACTTAAGCAAATGTAAGACTGTGAGTTTGTTGGCTTTATGCTTTGTTGGTGTAGTTTTATTTGGGGGAGggggtcattttttttttttttcttatttctttctcccctctcctttcAACTAATTACCTAACATATGCTATAGAGAAGGGGTGGGTATCCCACACTTTGGACCCTCTTTGAGTAATGCCCACATACATGACTGATTCATTTTCAGGCACTGAAGACCATGGCTACACGAGACTCCCCAGGGAAGGAAGTTTTGTCTCAGCCGAGAGGGCTGCCTTGTTCAGGCCAACAGAAACGCGCTGTCTTTTCAGAAACTATGAAGGGAGAAGCCTTCAGACAGATAGACATACACAACCACacataacaagaaaaatatcgTAGCcgttatatacatatatcttgCCATTTGTTGAgtatgaaaagggaaaaggcagaaatgcaAGGCAGTCTTCTGATTCTCAAACtccaaacacaaaaaaaatgagaaggaatcTGCTGATGTAAGGAGCTTTGCTCATTTGAGGCAATCAGACAACAAGCTCTCAGCTATAAACCACTGTGCTTTTAAAGCCTCCAGCAGAGACAAGATCTGCCCATCCAATCCCCCAAAGGTCAGCAGGACCTCAACAAACATTAACCTGAGGTGCCAACATTCTCAAACTTTTGTCTTCTCAAATTTCCTTCACAGCTAGGTGAGTAGATAGGATAATTCCCTATGAGACAATTTTCTTCCTAAAGATTTAGATTAAGGAACTAAGGTGAATATGTCTTTCAGTATGCTTTTAAGATTTCTAACCAAGATCAATTTACAGTTCTTACCTTTGAGACTAAAAATCCATTGCTGTATTGAAAGATGATCTGAGGATAGTCAGGGTCTTCTGTGGAGTCCATCTCCCTTCAGTACTGAGGCACAGATTCTCTGCTCCTCTTAATTTAAGCTTCTTTCCACTAGGCACAGCACACCAGCTGATCCACTTAATCTCATTGCTTCTCAGAAGCACTTTGGTTAACAAACACATAAGCTAAGTTATTTACCTTCaacagggttttttttaggCAGCCTCAACTATTTCTTTGCGTCTTTCATCATCAAGCACAAGGCTAAGAAGCGGTGCAGATTACCATTGGCTCAGTGGTTAATTAACATGATGGTACTTCAGAAACAACTGAAAGTTGAAGATGTCTGAGGAAAA
The sequence above is a segment of the Excalfactoria chinensis isolate bCotChi1 chromosome 1, bCotChi1.hap2, whole genome shotgun sequence genome. Coding sequences within it:
- the ASMT gene encoding acetylserotonin O-methyltransferase isoform X1 encodes the protein MDSTEDPDYPQIIFQYSNGFLVSKVMFTACELGVFDLLLESGRPLSLDVIAASLGTSIMGMERLLDACVGLKLLAVELRGEGAFYRNTEISNIYLTKSSPKSQYHIMMYYSNTVYLCWHYLADAVREGRNQYERAFGISSKDLFGAMYRSEEEMLKFLAGQNSIWSICGRDVLTAFDLSPFTRIYDLGGGGGALAQECIFLYPNCTVTIYDLPKVVQVAKERLVPPEERRIAFHEGDFFKDSIPEADLYILSKILHDWDDEKCRQLLAEVYQACRPGGGVLLVESLLSEDRSGPVETQLYSLNMLVQTEGKERTAAEYSELLGAAGFREVQVRRTGKLYDAVLGRK
- the ASMT gene encoding acetylserotonin O-methyltransferase isoform X2, with amino-acid sequence MDSTEDPDYPQIIFQYSNGFLVSKVMFTACELGVFDLLLESGRPLSLDVIAASLGTSIMGMERLLDACVGLKLLAVELRGEGAFYRNTEISNIYLTKSSPKSQYHIMMYYSNTVYLCWHYLADAVREGRNQYERAFGISSKDLFGAMYRSEEEMLKFLAGQNSIWSICGRDVLTAFDLSPFTRIYDLGGDFFKDSIPEADLYILSKILHDWDDEKCRQLLAEVYQACRPGGGVLLVESLLSEDRSGPVETQLYSLNMLVQTEGKERTAAEYSELLGAAGFREVQVRRTGKLYDAVLGRK